The Brassica oleracea var. oleracea cultivar TO1000 chromosome C6, BOL, whole genome shotgun sequence genome includes a region encoding these proteins:
- the LOC106300374 gene encoding random slug protein 5, whose translation MFRRKTTSQAEQENNEAALREAKIKEVKTLIGELSGRSSLYCSDPCLKRYLEARNWNVGKAKKMLEETLKWRSTFKPEEIRWNEVSGEGETGKVYKAGFHDRSGRTVLILRPGLQNTKSLENQMKHLVYLIENAIMNLPEDQEQMSWLIDFTDWSLSTSVPIKSARETINILQNHYPERLAVAFLYNPPRLFEAFWKIVKYFIDAKTFIKVKFVYPKNPESVELMSSFFDEENLPTEFGGKALLQYNHEEFSKQMNQDDAKTADFWGLVHSSSEFSGAEIAPEPIQTNP comes from the exons ATGTTTCGCCGCAAGACTACTTCGCAAGCTGAACAAGAGAATAACGAGGCAGCTCTCAGAGAGGCAAAG ATCAAAGAGGTCAAGACTCTCATAGGTGAGCTCTCTGGAAGGAGTTCACTCTACTGTTCAGATCCCTGTCTTAAGAGATATCTTGAAGCTAGGAACTGGAACGTTGGCAAAGCCAAGAAGATGCTTGAAGAGACGCTGAAATGGAGATCAACCTTCAAACCTGAGGAGATCCGTTGG AATGAAGTCTCAGGTGAAGGTGAGACTGGTAAAGTCTACAAAGCTGGATTCCATGACAGAAGTGGAAGAACTGTTCTCATACTCAGACCAGGTTTGCAGAACACCAAGTCTTTGGAGAACCAGATGAAACATTTAGTGTATCTCATTGAGAATGCTATCATGAATCTCCCTGAGGATCAAGAACAGATGTCTTGGCTCATTGATTTTACGGACTGGTCGCTGAGCACCAGTGTGCCTATCAAATCCGCTAGAGAAACTATCAACATACTGCAGAATCACTACCCTGAGAGACTAGCTGTCGCTTTCCTCTATAACCCTCCAAGGCTCTTTGAGGCATTCTGGAAG ATAGTGAAGTACTTCATTGATGCAAAGACATTCATCAAGGTGAAGTTTGTTTACCCGAAGAACCCTGAAAGCGTGGAGCTTATGAGCTCGTTTTTCGACGAGGAGAACCTCCCAACGGAGTTTGGAGGGAAGGCTTTGTTGCAGTATAACCATGAAGAGTTCTCTAAGCAAATGAACCAAGACGATGCTAAAACTGCAGACTTTTGGGGACTGGTTCACAGCAGCAGTGAATTTTCCGGAGCTGAGATTGCTCCTGAGCCAATCCAAACCAACCCTTGA
- the LOC106298789 gene encoding mitochondrial import inner membrane translocase subunit TIM13-like: protein MDFSSPSPPMGSGQSPEALMEQVQAQLQQAYAEELIETLRGKCFDKCVTKPGSSLSSGESSCVSRCVDRYIEAMGIISRSLFSQQR from the coding sequence ATGGACTTTTCATCTCCGTCGCCGCCTATGGGTAGTGGTCAGTCTCCGGAAGCATTGATGGAACAGGTGCAGGCGCAGCTACAACAAGCTTACGCGGAGGAGTTGATAGAGACGCTGAGAGGAAAATGCTTTGATAAATGTGTAACAAAGCCAGGATCAAGCCTTAGCAGTGGCGAGAGTAGCTGCGTCTCTAGATGCGTTGATCGTTACATTGAAGCCATGGGTATCATTAGCCGTTCTCTCTTCTCCCAACAACGTTGA